The following are encoded together in the Plasmodium knowlesi strain H genome assembly, chromosome: 8 genome:
- a CDS encoding transmembrane protein 147, putative: MALFHFVNCSLTAFTPYYIIYDGFKLSKNAGSTKLFLLVCFYYIVSQILKLFVLAFFSIGLLQNMNLFNIIFQECANFIDLVGLYYILSHKHTNTINLKERILSVGLSWGFYESVATNFFPFFIGGRSMDFSLKHIYRSISANTFMFSNLSKTCLLFMWLKNTQSRKKINVVNFLLFYFTFLLPLVNKIILIHEGSFNKRIIIHLIVLLLCTFVLSIATKCIFNSKSNANVEPYKELNTRSYEKNDGHDDDGDGEMNKDQKKKNKKKKKGFFYK; the protein is encoded by the exons ATGGcgctcttccattttgttaactGTTCCTTGACGGCCTTTACACCATACTACATAATATATGACGGATTTAAATT ATCAAAGAATGCTGGATCGACAAAGCTGTTTTTACTCGTGTGTTTTTACTATATCGTGTCGCAAATATTGAAG CTATTCGTCCTAGCGTTTTTCTCGATAGGCCTCCTTCAAAACATGAATCTTTTCAAC ATCATCTTCCAAGAGTGTGCCAACTTTATAGACCTCGTTGGGCTGTACTACATCTTGTCGCATAA GCACACCAACACGATCAACTTGAAGGAGAGAATACTATCCGTAGGCCTCAGCTGGGGATTCTACGAATCCGTGGccaccaatttttttccctttttcattg GGGGAAGATCCATGGACTTTTCGCTGAAGCATATTTATCGTTCCATATCAGCCAACACATTCATG TTTTCGAACTTGTCCAAAACGTGCCTCCTTTTCATGTGGCTAAAGAACACAcaaagcaggaaaaaaataaacgtggtgaatttccttttgttttactTTACCTTCCTTTTGCCTCTCGTGAATAA AATCATACTCATACATGAGGGATCATTCAATAAGAGGATTATAATTCACCTGATCGTTCTTCTACTGTGCACTTTCGTCCTGTCCATTGCCAcaaaatgcatttttaatTCCAAGTCGAACGCTAATGTAGAGCCATATAAAGAATTGAACACACGAAGCTACGAAAAGAATGATGGTCATGATGATGACGGGGATGGCGAAATGAATAAAgatcagaagaaaaaaaataaaaaaaaaaaaaaaggatttttttacaaatga
- a CDS encoding rho GTPase-activating protein, putative gives MLDSDAEVPPEVLVEYEKLLTKAYTENFDELYKTDLLKVIGKDGYGSHIVLLIPCFIVSSGADPEKTLRYAILTLDPIVKENYVLILCETHTSWLTDAVYAYAKQWYDTLPRKYKKNLKKLYLVHSGFMSKTVLAVVTPFVSPKFWKKVEYIEKLEDLFLKLNINPTYYLRCFPYIVQRNEEMLLGEKTVSVFGADLEILCQRFGKTYMEYKHIPSILVDFLTHLMKPEIISTKDLFYLQADANTLYGIIGDIEYGEPTTDFNNIPSLVCSFKLFLDTQKHGLLGKDAFTRLYHLKTVSASDKAIRSVLFKLYNKLEPGVRECLVCLLNFFKAVSTYSSENNMTVETLAKIFAPTFFRPSVPNAVFSQCITLANRCLQMIIESPDILTNPGKYDAESDSSEDSESDDSQEKDSKTESSSEEESSESEGSKDNKDQSSDSEELAKSGSEASEKGDPKKEDATQKGTMEKDALQSGESKKKSDEETDEESESESESEEESEEESEEVTEEATEEESGSVEDTRKVNFKREEGKAE, from the exons atgctggATTCCGATGCCGAAGTGCCGCCAGAAGTTTTGGTGGAATACGAAAAATTGTTGACAAAGGCGTACACGGAAAATTTTGACGA ATTGTACAAGACCGACTTGCTGAAGGTAATTGGGAAGGATGGGTACGGCTCACACATCGTTTTGTTGATTCCGTGTTTTATCGTTTCATCCGGTGCAGACCCTGAGAAGACACT AAGATACGCCATCCTGACGTTGGACCCTATCGTGAAGGAGAATTACGTGCTGATTCTGTGCGAAACACACACAAGTTGGTTAACCGACGCGGTTTACGCGTACGCAAAGCAGT GGTACGATACACTTCCGAGGAAATATAAGAAGAACCTGAAAAAACTGTACTTGGTGCACAGCGGATTCATGTCCAAAACGGTGCTAGCCGTTGTAACTCCATTTGTGTCACccaaattttggaaaaaagtaGAATACATAGAAAAGTTAGAAGATCTATTTTTAAAGTTAAATATAAATCCAACATATTATTTAAGATGCTTTCCATACATAGTTCagagaaatgaagaaatgctattaggagaaaaaactgtTTCCGTTTTTGGAGCAGATTTAGAGATTTTGTGTCAACGATTTGGAAAGACCTACATGGAATATAAGCACATCCCTTCCATCCTTGTGGATTTCTTAACCCATTTAATGAAGCCTGAAATTATTAGTACGAAAGATCTGTTTTATCTACAAGCAGATGCAAATACATTATATGGAATAATTGGAGACATAGAATATGGAGAACCTACAACCGATTTTAAcaacattccttccctagTCTGTTCATTCAAGCTTTTTTTAGATACGCAGAAACACGGGTTGTTGGGTAAAGATGCCTTCACGAGGTTGTACCATTTAAAAACGGTGTCAGCCTCGGATAAGGCAATTAGAAGTGTTCTATTTAAACTGTATAATAAACTGGAACCGGGTGTTAGGGAGTGTCTAGTCTgtcttttgaatttttttaaagccgTCTCAACGTATTCAAGTGAAAATAACATGACGGTAGAAACTCTGGCTAAAATTTTTGCTCCAACATTCTTCAGACCCAGTGTTCCCAATGCCGTTTTTTCACAGTGCATTACTTTGGCGAATAGGTGCCTCCAGATGATAATTGAATCCCCCGATATTTTGACG AACCCGGGGAAATACGACGCAGAAAGTGACAGTTCAGAGGATAGCGAATCAGATGATAGCCAGGAGAAGGACTCCAAAACGGAGAGCTCAAGTGAGGAGGAGAGCAGTGAGTcagaaggaagtaaagatAATAAGGATCAGTCCAGTGATTCGGAGGAGCTTGCCAAAAGTGGATCGGAGGCCTCGGAAAAGGGAGACCCTAAAAAAGAGGATGCCACACAGAAGGGCACCATGGAAAAGGACGCCTTGCAAAGTGGCGAATCGAAGAAGAAATCGGATGAAGAGACCGACGAGGAGTCGGAGTCGGAATCGGAATCTGAGGAAGAGTCTGAGGAGGAATCCGAGGAAGTGACAGAGGAAGCTACGGAGGAAGAATCGGGTTCAGTGGAAGACACCAGGAAGGttaattttaaaagggaggaagggaaggcgGAGTGA
- a CDS encoding PPPDE peptidase, putative, whose protein sequence is MKKKNRAKGREYTNKDDKNHVSGYYETRGSQEKIPQPDFNSSMVYLNIYDLDAVSKVVNTVARSIGAGAFHAGVEVYGYEYSFGYIVDGETGVTKTSARYHPYHVKTPLTKEEVDLLVEVMKLQWIGDTYDILSRNCLNYADYFCNLLDVGSIPEWVMSLQKKVTWVKSNINVAASKLKELNKAAGIPTVINFIKKKYNDNDEDYEGCKVIVKS, encoded by the exons atgaagaaaaaaaatcgcgCCAAGGGAAGAGAATACACAAACAAAGATGACAAAAATCACGTGTCTGGGTATTACGAAACGCGGGGTTCTCAGGAAAAAATCCCACAGCCAGACTTCAATTCCAGCATGGTCTACTTAAATATATACGACTTGGATGCTGTTTCCAAGGTTGTGAACACCGTTGCCAGATCGATAGGCGCAG GTGCCTTCCACGCAGGCGTAGAAGTTTACGGGTACGAGTACTCATTCGGTTACATAGTAG ACGGAGAAACAGGGGTGACGAAAACGAGCGCCCGCTATCATCCCTACCACGT TAAAACTCCATTAACGAAGGAAGAAGTAGACCTCTTGGTTGAGGTGATGAAACTGCAGTGGATCGGAGATACGTACGACATATTGTCAAG GAATTGCCTTAACTACGCCGACTATTTCTGCAATTTGTTGG ATGTCGGAAGTATCCCGGAATGGGTCATgagtttacaaaaaaaagttacatggGTAAAGTCAAACATAAATGTCGCTGCGTCAAAGTTGAAg gAATTAAACAAAGCTGCTGGAATACCGACAGTGATAAATttcataaagaaaaaatacaacgaCAATGATGAAGACTACGAagg ATGTAAAGTTATTGTAAAGTCGTAG
- a CDS encoding roadblock/LC7 domain-containing protein, putative, protein MAGSASEISESLNAWMNSNSSIESYVLINSDGIPLKYNEDVSYEHAVKQASLFSDLLTKTKKCVKELLPQENEFNSNLRIRTKKETEYIICNHGDYSLITKQNCKDTQTNKNK, encoded by the exons ATGGCTGGCTCAGCAAGCGAAATAAGTGAATCGCTAAATGCCTGGATGAACAGCAACTCGTCCATAGAGTCATACGTTCTGATCAATTCTGATG GCATTCCGCTCAAATACAACGAAGACGTGAGCTACGAACATGCAGTTAAGCAGGCCTCCCTGTTCTC AGACTTActgacaaaaacaaaaaagtgtGTTAAGGAATTGCTTCCTcaagag AACGAATTCAACAGCAACCTACGAATtcgcacaaaaaaagaaactgaaTACATCATATGTAACCATGGAGACTATTCGCTCATAACGAAACAAAATTGCAAAGACACGCAaacgaataaaaataaatga